In a single window of the Raphanus sativus cultivar WK10039 chromosome 9, ASM80110v3, whole genome shotgun sequence genome:
- the LOC108828000 gene encoding cytochrome b5, translated as MASEKKVLAFEEVSQHNKTKDCWLIISGKVYDVTPFMDDHPGGDEVLLSSTGKDATNDFEDVGHSDTARDMMEKYYIGEIDSSTVPATRTYVAPVQPAYNQDKTPEFIIKILQFLVPIVILGLALLVRQYTKKE; from the exons atggcttCAGAGAAGAAGGTTCTAGCTTTCGAAGAAGTTTCACAGCACAACAAAACCAAGGATTGCTGGCTTATTATCTCTGGCAAG GTCTATGATGTGACCCCTTTCATGGATGATCATCCTGGTGGCGATGAAGTCTTGTTGTCCTCAACag GGAAAGATGCTACGAATGACTTTGAAGACGTTGGTCACAGCGACACCGCAAGGGACATGATGGAGAAGTACTACATCGGCGAGATCGATTCGTCTACTGTTCCAGCGACAAGGACATACGTTGCACCAGTGCAACCGGCGTACAACCAAGACAAGACACCAGAATTCATCATCAAGATTCTCCAGTTCCTTGTTCCAATCGTGATCTTGGGTCTCGCTCTCCTCGTCCGTCAGTATACCAAgaaagagtaa
- the LOC108828311 gene encoding metal-nicotianamine transporter YSL3 translates to MRSSLMMEREARNETEREERDDLEETQNEADEFRSIPPWNSQITFRGIVASIIIGIIYSVIVMKLNLTTGLVPNLNVSAALLAFVFLRSWTKLLTKAGIATKPFTKQENTVVQTCAVACYSIAVGGGFGSYLLGLSTKTYEQSGSHTEGNSPGSTKEPGIGWMTAFLFFTCFVGLLALVPLRKIMIIDYKLTYPSGTATAVLINGFHTSKGNKMAKKQVFGFVKYFSFSFIWAFFQWFFTGTTGTECGFIQFPTFGLEAWKNSFYFDFSMTYIGAGMICSHIVNLSLLFGAVLSWGIMWPLIKGLSGDWYPSTLPQSSMKSLNGYKVFVSISLILGDGLYHFIKILMFTARNIYSKLKNHHSGKSNSEKDKQSIAELKRDEIFVRDSIPLWVAAVGYAAFSVVSIIAIPMMFPELKWYFIVVAYMLAPSLGFSNAYGAGLTDMNMAYNYGKVALFILAAMAGKQDGVVAGLVGCGLIKSIVSISSDLMHDFKTGHLTLTSPRSMLVSQAIGTGIGCVVAPLTFFLFYKAFDVGNPEGEYKAPYALIYRNMAILGVEGFSALPQHCLQLCYGFFAFAVAANLVRDTSPEKIGKWVPLPMAMAVPFLVGGYFAVDMCVGSLIVFVWNKRDRVKAGLMVPAVASGLICGDGLWILPSSVLALAGVKPPICMSFMPSK, encoded by the exons ATGAGGAGCTCCTTGATGATGGAGAGAGAAGCAAGAAATgagacagagagagaagaaagagacgaCTTGGAAGAGACGCAAAACGAAGCAGATGAGTTCAGGTCAATTCCTCCATGGAATAGTCAAATCACTTTCAGAGGAATCGTTGCAAGCATAATCATTGGTATTATCTACAGTGTCATCGTCATGAAGCTAAACTTAACCACAGGTTTGGTACCGAACCTAAACGTCTCTGCAGCACTTTTAGCCTTTGTGTTCCTTAGAAGCTGGACCAAGCTGCTCACAAAGGCAGGGATTGCGACTAAACCGTTTACTAAACAAGAGAACACTGTGGTCCAAACATGTGCTGTTGCTTGTTACAGCATTGCAGTTGGAG GTGGGTTCGGTTCGTATCTTCTTGGTTTGAGCACAAAGACTTATGAACAGTCAGGAAGTCACACGGAAGGGAATAGTCCGGGAAGCACCAAAGAGCCAGGGATCGGTTGGATGACAGCTTTCTTGTTCTTTACTTGCTTTGTTGGTCTCTTAGCACTGGTTCCTCTAAGAAAG ATAATGATCATAGACTATAAGCTGACATATCCGAGTGGAACAGCTACCGCGGTTTTAATCAACGGTTTCCACACTTCTAAAGGCAATAAAATGGCCAA GAAACAAGTGTTTGGGTTTGTCAAGTATTTCTCCTTTAGCTTCATATGGGCTTTCTTTCAGTGGTTCTTCACTGGAACCACTGGTACAGAGTGCGGTTTCATTCAATTTCCAACTTTTGGATTAGAAGCTTGGAAGAACTC ATTCTACTTCGACTTCAGCATGACATACATCGGAGCAGGAATGATCTGTTCACATATTGTCAACCTATCTTTGCTTTTCGGCGCGGTTCTGTCTTGGGGAATCATGTGGCCTCTCATTAAAGGTCTTAGCGGAGATTGGTACCCATCTACTCTTCCTCAAAGCAGCATGAAGAGTCTCAATGGTTACAAGGTGTTTGTATCTATCTCGTTGATCCTCGGAGACGGGCTTTACCATTTCATCAAGATACTTATGTTCACAGCAAGAAACATATACTCCAAGTTAAAGAATCACCACTCTGGGAAATCTA ATTCGGAGAAGGATAAACAATCTATCGCAGAACTCAAAAGAGACGAGATCTTTGTAAGAGACAGCATCCCTCTATGGGTTGCAGCAGTTGGATACGCAGCTTTCTCTGTTGTCTCCATCATCGCCATCCCTATGATGTTCCCGGAGCTCAAATGGTACTTCATTGTCGTAGCTTACATGTTAGCTCCATCTCTAGGCTTCAGTAACGCCTACGGAGCAGGGCTTACAGACATGAACATGGCTTACAACTACGGCAAAGTCGCCCTCTTCATCTTGGCCGCGATGGCAGGGAAACAAGACGGTGTAGTCGCGGGTCTCGTCGGATGCGGCTTGATAAAATCGATCGTCTCGATATCTTCCGACCTAATGCACGATTTCAAGACGGGGCACTTGACTCTGACTTCGCCGCGGTCGATGCTTGTGAGCCAAGCAATCGGGACGGGGATCGGCTGCGTCGTGGCTCCTCTCACTTTCTTCCTGTTTTACAAAGCTTTCGACGTTGGGAACCCTGAGGGAGAGTATAAAGCTCCCTACGCTTTGATATACAGAAACATGGCGATTCTCGGAGTCGAAGGCTTCTCTGCTTTGCCTCAGCATTGTCTTCAGCTTTGCTACGGGTTCTTCGCGTTCGCGGTGGCTGCGAACCTCGTTAGGGATACGTCGCCGGAGAAGATAGGGAAGTGGGTCCCGCTGCCGATGGCTATGGCGGTTCCGTTTCTTGTCGGAGGGTACTTCGCTGTTGATATGTGTGTGGGGAGTTTGATAGTGTTCGTGTGGAATAAGAGGGATCGAGTTAAAGCCGGTTTGATGGTACCGGCGGTTGCTTCCGGTTTGATATGTGGAGATGGGCTTTGGATTTTGCCGTCTTCGGTTCTTGCTTTGGCTGGTGTCAAGCCTCCCATCTGTATGAGCTTCATGCCGAGTAAATAG